A single window of Apium graveolens cultivar Ventura unplaced genomic scaffold, ASM990537v1 ctg83, whole genome shotgun sequence DNA harbors:
- the LOC141704849 gene encoding uncharacterized protein LOC141704849, which produces MAGEKGSSDNFNALLGTIILNGKNYNKWSRSVKLALGAKNKLGFLDGKIEKPIAISDDYDKWIRNDYMLRCWLSATIIPSIAEQMLLVNSAKEFWDQLSEMYGQSNVPELYLLKKELSDLNQNNLTVSDYYRKLKGYWDKISSIEPFHECTCEALGKCKCGILKKMMDMDEKNKVIDFLMGLNSGYDNMKQNIIGMDHLPNVNKTYKMVLQVEKQKEIGEMFQPGAEVSALAATKQNYTQYQHASGPHQKGGYSSGSGGYYHRRETKEEKNKKWCDHCKMNRHTVDDCFKVHGYPEWFTKLRSKGERKGIYVANVSNLVEENFQDNPFDGMIQNENKGGDKANVKLVSNLVQEVLNVMNQKQGSANTSSNQSHFAGTISILNAYSHCEMFDKKSWIIDSVVSDHMASHKDFFCELRDLRKEVIVEKGIRHQRSVADVSQQNGRVGRNHKHLIEATRAIKIHAGIPNYLWGECVLAATHIINLLPSSVLNWKTPYERLTKKMPSYDHLRVVGCLCYALNTHRNRDKFAEKVTKCILLRYLGEQKAYKLFDLETRRIIILRDVVFKEKKFPFRKDSIHAEKNYEDVRRISDFTTGGWPESEEICISNNANEKEREKENNTDTLVVEGTEEAM; this is translated from the exons ATGGCTGGTGAAAAAG GGAGTTCAGATAATTTTAATGCTCTGTTGGGAACCATCATTCTCAATGGCAAAAACTACAACAAGTGGAGCAGGAGTGTGAAGTTGGCTCTAGGGGCAAAAAACAAACTCGGTTTCTTGGATGGTAAGATCGAAAAACCTATTGCTATTTCTGATGATTATGATAAATGGATTAGGAATGATTATATGCTTAGATGTTGGTTATCCGCAACTATTATTCCCAGTATAGCTGAGCAGATGTTATTGGTGAACTCTGCTAAAGAATTTTGGGATCAATTAAGTGAAATGTATGGTCAGTCTAATGTTCCAGAACTTTATTTACTTAAGAAGGAGTTGAGTGATTTAAACCAGAATAACTTGACAGTGTCTGATTATTACAGAAAGTTAAAGGGATACTGGGACAAAATTAGCAGTATTGAACCATTTCATGAATGTACTTGTGAAGCTCTGGGAAAATGCAAATGTGGGATATTAAAGAAAATGATGGACATGGATGAGAAAAATAAGGTGATTGACTTTCTCATGGGACTAAATAGCGGATATGACAATATGAAACAAAATATTATTGGAATGGATCATTTGCCAAATGTTAACAAGACATATAAGATGGTTTTGCAAGTTGAAAAACAAAAAGAGATTGGTGAAATGTTTCAACCTGGAGCTGAGGTGAGTGCCCTGGCTGCTACCAAACAAAACTACACGCAATATCAACACGCTTCCGGTCCTCATCAAAAAGGAGGCTATAGCAGTGGTAGTGGTGGATATTATCACAGGAGAGAAACTAAAGAGGAGAAAAACAAAAAATGGTGTGATCACTGTAAAATGAATAGACATACAGTAGATGATTGTTTCAAGGTTCATGGGTATCCAGAATGGTTTACAAAACTCAGATCTAAAGGGGAAAGGAAAGGAATATATGTTGCAAATGTCAGCAACTTAGTGGAAGAAAATTTTCAGGATAATCCATTTGACGGAATGATACAAAATGAAAACAAAGGAGGTGATAAAGCTAATGTGAAATTGGTTAGCAATCTAGTGCAGGAAGTTCTGAATGTGATGAACCAAAAACAAGGGTCAGCCAACACATCAAGCAATCAAAGTCATTTTGCAGGTACAATATCTATTTTAAATGCGTACTCTCATTGCGAGATGTTTGATAAAAAATCTTGGATCATAGATTCAGTAGTTTCTGATCATATGGCTAGTCATAAAGATTTTTTTTGTGAGTTAAGAGATTTAAGAAAAGAAGTAATTGTGG AAAAAGGAATACGCCATCAAAGAAGTGTGGCAGACGTTTCTCAGCAAAATGGAAGAGTTGGAAGGAATCACAAACATTTAATTGAGGCTACAAGAGCAATCAAAATTCATGCAGGCATACCTAACTATTTATGGGGAGAATGTGTCTTAGCAGCTACACATATTATTAACTTGCTACCATCTTCGGTGTTGAATTGGAAGACTCCGTATGAAAGGCTAACGAAGAAAATGCCTAGCTATGATCATTTGAGAGTGGTGGGATGTTTATGTTACGCACTTAACACTCACAGGAACAGAGATAAGTTTGCAGAAAAGGTGACAAAATGTATATTATTAAGGTATCTTGGTGAGCAGAAGGCATATAAGTTGTTTGATTTAGAGACGAGACGAATCATTATTTTAAGAGACGTGGTGTTTAAAGAAAAAAAATTTCCTTTTAGGAAAGATTCAATACATGCTGAAAAGAATTATGAAGATGTGAGAAGAATATCAGATTTTACAACCGGAGGATGGCCAGAATCTGAAGAGATATGCATTTCAAATAATGCAAatgaaaaagaaagagaaaaggAGAACAATACAGATACTTTAGTGGTGGAAGGAACAGAAGAGGCAATGTAA